A part of Manduca sexta isolate Smith_Timp_Sample1 chromosome 10, JHU_Msex_v1.0, whole genome shotgun sequence genomic DNA contains:
- the LOC115455878 gene encoding serendipity locus protein alpha isoform X2 — translation MELEEKFDYFSEIPQDTCAATKFVVGLLLNKVHPVIIRTRNELRLREENESLGNIRDVFTLCCNQIKKCILSILDVFKLEHNQRMYLQESRQCNIERLQWCLNRLMTIHNHLEKADDSLSDTDDSINVNIMYFVNWIDNTFEILNKLASIIYKTDYKESDQLNDVWKHDIVEHVTELHLSIDELLLSAMTLCRYCLQSDQHIVKARCQVVLRETKALLSELIDGDLSSSVKATPETLKLPIMPSNVNVLIDVLKDVLYVLETNTNTALLALLIHCFSNNKSPIDVLKEHFNMSTNGMCACLVNSKSDITEDCSFVKAFDLYNERLLQIGSFAMSCSSDQNRVLPLRSGLASLEALDPHLVPALMMSTDSHHTTLLIASWTQEIQEIRNNVFLIVDPAAFAEAKQMMHLKLLEVLKESEYNNSLVCSVINIGSVVSDFFDVYNKYEPDALTQHETLSTLLSDLNKVQNECKIVSNLLSSDSDFMYDIKMINKKDISLEQLLKRLKLLYTLVNRINSLLHPKENEEFFASEAYEEECKVDNRNETHTVYKNTDTYEISATRPNISRSIFARTSNGRFSTRNFPLLKLTKHLRKKRCDELSFSVQLDQLCNGSENDGNINETIFVNKYLDNARDPSVLYNFSPIKNRSSLRKAILNRNCKSHEKMFETRCLEGSMVSETGSLMDETMSLQITDVLNQINEMTCTLSGTKSSRFFKRSALPLNKIQENEEKETNSKNVLTLNINHNNTFSKHIWNIPVNTTVDVPLDDSVLTSVSNLSQPSNVGTLERMNDLEYVESKLNSLKSQLETSL, via the exons atgGAATTGGAAgaaaaatttgattatttttctgAAATACCGCAAGATACTTGTGCTGCTACAAAGTTTGTTGTG ggatTACTTTTGAACAAGGTACACCCAGTTATAATCAGAACAAGAAATGAATTACGTTTACGTGAAGAAAATGAGAGCTTGGGAAACATTAGAGATGTTTTTACTTTGTGCTGCAATCAAATAAAGAAATGTATTTTGAGTATCTTAGATGTGTTTAAATTGGAGCATAATCAAAGAATGTATTTGCAG GAGAGTCGACAATGCAATATAGAGAGACTGCAGTGGTGCCTTAATAGACTCATGACAATCCATAATCACTTGGAAAAAGCTGATGATTCACTGTCAGACACTGATGACAGTATCAATGTTAACATCATGTACTTTGTGAACTGGATAGATAatacatttgaaattttgaacaaaCTGGCTAGCATCATTTACAAGACTGATTATAAAGAGAGCGACCAGCTTAATGATGTCTGGAAACATGAT ATAGTTGAACATGTTACCGAGTTGCATTTATCTATTGATGAGTTATTGCTATCGGCAATGACTTTGTGCAGATACTGCTTACAAAGTGACCAGCATATTGTTAAAGCTCGCTGCCAAGTG gtacTGAGAGAAACTAAAGCACTACTAAGTGAATTGATTGATGGAGACTTGAGTTCCTCAGTGAAGGCTACACCAGAAACACTAAAGTTGCCGATCATGCCATCAAATGTAAATGTCCTAATAGATGTATTGAAAGATGTGCTGTATGTTCTAGAAACAAACACAAATACAGCATTACTGGCTTTATTGATACATTGTTTTAGTAACAATAAATCACCTATAGATGTCTTGAAAGAACATTTCAACATGAGTACCAATGGAATGTGCGCATGTCTTGTGAACAGTAAGAGCGATATAACAGAAGATTGTTCGTTTGTCAAAGCATTTGATTTGTACAATGAAAGATTGCTGCAAATCGGGTCATTTGCAATGTCTTGTTCTTCAGATCAGAATA GAGTTTTGCCACTTCGAAGCGGGCTGGCGAGTCTAGAAGCTTTAGACCCTCACTTGGTGCCAGCATTAATGATGTCCACGGACAGCCATCACACAACACTTTTAATTGCATCATGGACACAGGAAATACAAGAGAttagaaataatgtatttttaattgttgaTCCTGCGGCATTTGCtgag GCGAAACAGATGATGCATTTGAAACTATTAGAAGTGCTAAAAGAAAGCGAATATAACAATAGTCTTGTTTGTTCGGTAATTAACATCGGTTCTGTTGTTTCTGATTTCTTTGACGTTTACAATAAATACGAGCCAGATGCTTTGACGCAACATGAAACACTTTCCACATTATTGAGTGATTTAAATaaag TACAAAATGAGTGCAAGATTGTTTCGAATCTCCTGAGCTCAGACTCAGACTTTATGTATGATATCAAAATGATCAACAAAAAAGATATCTCATTGGAGCAACTATTAAAAAGATTGAAATTGTTGTACACTTTAGTGAACAGAATAAATAGTCTTCTCCATCCAAAAGAGAATGAAGAATTTTTCGCCAGCGAAGCATATGAGGAAGAATGCAAAGTCGATAATAGAAACGAGACACACACAGTTTACAAAAATACAGACACATACGAAATTTCGGCCACGAGGCCTAATATATCTAGAAGTATATTCGCGAGAACTTCGAACGGACGTTTTTCAACAAGAAACTTTCCCctattaaaactaacaaaacatttaagAAAGAAAAGGTGTGACGAACTCAGTTTTTCAGTGCAGCTGGACCAGTTATGCAATGGGTCTGAAAATGAtggaaatataaatgaaactatatttgtgaataaatatttggaCAATGCCAGAGATCCATCTGTGTTGTATAATTTCTCGCCAATCAAAAATAGGTCGTCGCTTAGAAAAGCTATATTGAATAGAAATTGTAAGTCGCACGAGAAAATGTTTGAAACTCGGTGTTTGGAAGGGAGTATGGTTTCAGAAACAGGAAGCCTTATGGATGAAACAATGAGTTTGCAAATTACag ATGTCCTGAATCAAATTAATGAAATGACGTGCACATTATCAGGAACAAAATCGTCACGTTTCTTTAAACGCAGCGCGttacctttaaataaaatacaagagAATGAAGAGAAGGAAACGAATTCAAAAAATGTATTGACTcttaatataaatcataataatacattttcaaaacatATTTGGAACATTCCAGTGAATACTACAGTTGATGTGCCCTTAGATGATAGCGTGCTTACATCTGTTTCAAATCTGAGTCAACCGTCTAATGTTGGGACTTTGGAAAGGATGAACGATTTGGAGTACGTTGAGAGTAAATTAAACAGTTTAAAATCGCAATTGGAGACGAGTTTATAG
- the LOC115455878 gene encoding serendipity locus protein alpha isoform X1, translated as MELEEKFDYFSEIPQDTCAATKFVVGLLLNKVHPVIIRTRNELRLREENESLGNIRDVFTLCCNQIKKCILSILDVFKLEHNQRMYLQESRQCNIERLQWCLNRLMTIHNHLEKADDSLSDTDDSINVNIMYFVNWIDNTFEILNKLASIIYKTDYKESDQLNDVWKHDIVEHVTELHLSIDELLLSAMTLCRYCLQSDQHIVKARCQVVLRETKALLSELIDGDLSSSVKATPETLKLPIMPSNVNVLIDVLKDVLYVLETNTNTALLALLIHCFSNNKSPIDVLKEHFNMSTNGMCACLVNSKSDITEDCSFVKAFDLYNERLLQIGSFAMSCSSDQNRVLPLRSGLASLEALDPHLVPALMMSTDSHHTTLLIASWTQEIQEIRNNVFLIVDPAAFAEKAKQMMHLKLLEVLKESEYNNSLVCSVINIGSVVSDFFDVYNKYEPDALTQHETLSTLLSDLNKVQNECKIVSNLLSSDSDFMYDIKMINKKDISLEQLLKRLKLLYTLVNRINSLLHPKENEEFFASEAYEEECKVDNRNETHTVYKNTDTYEISATRPNISRSIFARTSNGRFSTRNFPLLKLTKHLRKKRCDELSFSVQLDQLCNGSENDGNINETIFVNKYLDNARDPSVLYNFSPIKNRSSLRKAILNRNCKSHEKMFETRCLEGSMVSETGSLMDETMSLQITDVLNQINEMTCTLSGTKSSRFFKRSALPLNKIQENEEKETNSKNVLTLNINHNNTFSKHIWNIPVNTTVDVPLDDSVLTSVSNLSQPSNVGTLERMNDLEYVESKLNSLKSQLETSL; from the exons atgGAATTGGAAgaaaaatttgattatttttctgAAATACCGCAAGATACTTGTGCTGCTACAAAGTTTGTTGTG ggatTACTTTTGAACAAGGTACACCCAGTTATAATCAGAACAAGAAATGAATTACGTTTACGTGAAGAAAATGAGAGCTTGGGAAACATTAGAGATGTTTTTACTTTGTGCTGCAATCAAATAAAGAAATGTATTTTGAGTATCTTAGATGTGTTTAAATTGGAGCATAATCAAAGAATGTATTTGCAG GAGAGTCGACAATGCAATATAGAGAGACTGCAGTGGTGCCTTAATAGACTCATGACAATCCATAATCACTTGGAAAAAGCTGATGATTCACTGTCAGACACTGATGACAGTATCAATGTTAACATCATGTACTTTGTGAACTGGATAGATAatacatttgaaattttgaacaaaCTGGCTAGCATCATTTACAAGACTGATTATAAAGAGAGCGACCAGCTTAATGATGTCTGGAAACATGAT ATAGTTGAACATGTTACCGAGTTGCATTTATCTATTGATGAGTTATTGCTATCGGCAATGACTTTGTGCAGATACTGCTTACAAAGTGACCAGCATATTGTTAAAGCTCGCTGCCAAGTG gtacTGAGAGAAACTAAAGCACTACTAAGTGAATTGATTGATGGAGACTTGAGTTCCTCAGTGAAGGCTACACCAGAAACACTAAAGTTGCCGATCATGCCATCAAATGTAAATGTCCTAATAGATGTATTGAAAGATGTGCTGTATGTTCTAGAAACAAACACAAATACAGCATTACTGGCTTTATTGATACATTGTTTTAGTAACAATAAATCACCTATAGATGTCTTGAAAGAACATTTCAACATGAGTACCAATGGAATGTGCGCATGTCTTGTGAACAGTAAGAGCGATATAACAGAAGATTGTTCGTTTGTCAAAGCATTTGATTTGTACAATGAAAGATTGCTGCAAATCGGGTCATTTGCAATGTCTTGTTCTTCAGATCAGAATA GAGTTTTGCCACTTCGAAGCGGGCTGGCGAGTCTAGAAGCTTTAGACCCTCACTTGGTGCCAGCATTAATGATGTCCACGGACAGCCATCACACAACACTTTTAATTGCATCATGGACACAGGAAATACAAGAGAttagaaataatgtatttttaattgttgaTCCTGCGGCATTTGCtgag AAGGCGAAACAGATGATGCATTTGAAACTATTAGAAGTGCTAAAAGAAAGCGAATATAACAATAGTCTTGTTTGTTCGGTAATTAACATCGGTTCTGTTGTTTCTGATTTCTTTGACGTTTACAATAAATACGAGCCAGATGCTTTGACGCAACATGAAACACTTTCCACATTATTGAGTGATTTAAATaaag TACAAAATGAGTGCAAGATTGTTTCGAATCTCCTGAGCTCAGACTCAGACTTTATGTATGATATCAAAATGATCAACAAAAAAGATATCTCATTGGAGCAACTATTAAAAAGATTGAAATTGTTGTACACTTTAGTGAACAGAATAAATAGTCTTCTCCATCCAAAAGAGAATGAAGAATTTTTCGCCAGCGAAGCATATGAGGAAGAATGCAAAGTCGATAATAGAAACGAGACACACACAGTTTACAAAAATACAGACACATACGAAATTTCGGCCACGAGGCCTAATATATCTAGAAGTATATTCGCGAGAACTTCGAACGGACGTTTTTCAACAAGAAACTTTCCCctattaaaactaacaaaacatttaagAAAGAAAAGGTGTGACGAACTCAGTTTTTCAGTGCAGCTGGACCAGTTATGCAATGGGTCTGAAAATGAtggaaatataaatgaaactatatttgtgaataaatatttggaCAATGCCAGAGATCCATCTGTGTTGTATAATTTCTCGCCAATCAAAAATAGGTCGTCGCTTAGAAAAGCTATATTGAATAGAAATTGTAAGTCGCACGAGAAAATGTTTGAAACTCGGTGTTTGGAAGGGAGTATGGTTTCAGAAACAGGAAGCCTTATGGATGAAACAATGAGTTTGCAAATTACag ATGTCCTGAATCAAATTAATGAAATGACGTGCACATTATCAGGAACAAAATCGTCACGTTTCTTTAAACGCAGCGCGttacctttaaataaaatacaagagAATGAAGAGAAGGAAACGAATTCAAAAAATGTATTGACTcttaatataaatcataataatacattttcaaaacatATTTGGAACATTCCAGTGAATACTACAGTTGATGTGCCCTTAGATGATAGCGTGCTTACATCTGTTTCAAATCTGAGTCAACCGTCTAATGTTGGGACTTTGGAAAGGATGAACGATTTGGAGTACGTTGAGAGTAAATTAAACAGTTTAAAATCGCAATTGGAGACGAGTTTATAG
- the LOC115455827 gene encoding uncharacterized protein LOC115455827, which yields MEVKYNIIYIVLFSYLIFVYAREQLEYDPWINTAKPLGKAYSFSTCNYKLEAGYTCLSCIRALHCYASNFAILVDCPLLFPYCRNGRCSRYEGAKCFEEKLSTSTNANIIADELHDNVTVISATEHKVTTDGIEHNVQKLEETPETLSADV from the exons AtggaagtaaaatataatattatctacatcGTTTTGTTTTCG TATTTGATTTTCGTCTACGCTCGTGAGCAATTGGAATATGACCCCTGGATTAACACAGCGAAACCGTTGGGTAAAGCATACTCATTTTCAACATGTAATTACAAACTTGAG gcCGGCTACACATGCTTAAGTTGTATAAGAGCGCTACATTGTTATGCGTCAAATTTTGCCATATTAGTCGACTGTCCGCTTCTATTCCCTTATTGTCGCAACGGTCGCTGCTCGAGGTACGAAGGCGCTAAATGTTTCGAGGAAAAATTATCAACATCAACAAACGCAAATATTATAGCAGATGAGTTGCATGATAACGTGACTGTAATCAGTGCAACTGAACACAAAGTTACAACGGATGGTATAGAGCACAACGTTCAAAAACTCGAAGAAACTCCAGAAACTTTGTCAGCGGATGTGTGA